From one Mytilus edulis chromosome 1, xbMytEdul2.2, whole genome shotgun sequence genomic stretch:
- the LOC139487723 gene encoding uncharacterized protein, whose protein sequence is MMIPASCLTFILLFYVKANAEFQGEEFVNLAKQMIAYTANQILQKEEELAQANTNLIPTLPSVKSIPNWIISNEDMLVQAIENATISDDPTMLNEYELAANMVGVIANEITIHQRELNDLNQGLFVVNAFNNPAISWVATWIESQKDNFAEAVVNNLGRR, encoded by the exons ATGATGATTCCAGCATCTTGTTTAACATTTATATTGCTATTTTATGTAAAAGCAAATGCAGAATTTCAAG GTGAAGAATTTGTCAACCTAGCCAAACAAATGATTGCCTATACTGCTAACCAAATTCTACAGAAAGAAGAAGAATTAGCTCAAGCTAATACAAATTTAATTCCAACTCTACCATCAGTTAAATCCATTCCAAATTGGATTATATCTAATGAAGATATGTTAGTACAAGCAATTGAGAATGCTACTATATCAGACGATCCGACAATGTTGAATGAGTATGAACTTGCAGCAAATATGGTGGGTGTTATTGCCAATGAGATCACAATCCATCAGAGAGAACTTAATGATCTAAATCAAGGATTATTCGTTGTAAATGCATTCAACAATCCTGCAATTTCATGGGTGGCAACATGGATTGAATCACAGAAAGATAACTTTGCCGAAGCTGTTGTAAATAATCTAGGAAGAAGATGA